From Diospyros lotus cultivar Yz01 chromosome 4, ASM1463336v1, whole genome shotgun sequence, a single genomic window includes:
- the LOC127798862 gene encoding amine oxidase [copper-containing] alpha 2, peroxisomal-like: MAMLVIIIFFSFFICPPQLSLLASAHPLDPLSPAELWRVRAIVKESVPSHGKNLTFQYVGLQEPDKPVILSWLSGHTTKSPPRQAFVVARLNRKTHEIIVDLSTNSIVSDQIYRGHGFPILTFEEQDAASDLALAYPPFLDSINERGLKVKEVVCESFTIGWYGEKKSKRVVRVMCYYLDGTVNLYMRPIEGITVTVDLDAMKIVGFRDRMKIPVPDAEGTDYRASEQKPPLAPSLKNIRVIQPDGPSFSLDGNSIRWANWKFHLGFDMRAGPIISLASIYDVDKDEDRRVLYRGYVSELFVPYMDLTEEWYYRTFFDAGEFGFGLCAVPLEPTKDCPENAVFMDGYFAAQNGSPGKIPNVFCIFERYAGDVLWRHTEEMVPGQVIREVRPEVSLVVRMVSTVGNYDYIVDWEFRQSGTIKATVGLTGLLEIRGSSYTHSSQIQEEVYGTLLAPNTIGSYHDHFLIYHLDLDVDGDANSFIKSTLQTTRVRGAGSPRKSYWTVQSETAKTESDAKVRLGSKPAELLVVNPNKKTKMGNPVGYRLIPGLSATSILSDDDYAQIRGAFSKYHVWVTPWNKSEKWASGLYVDQSRGDDTLAAWTRRDKGIENRDIVLWYTLGFHHVPYQEDFPIMPTITGSFELRPTNFFERNPVLKAMPSVAVNSSNCRVVPH; this comes from the exons ATGGCCATGCTTGtaatcatcatcttcttctccttcttcatctGTCCCCCGCAATTATCATTGCTTGCTTCAGCCCACCCACTGGACCCTCTTTCTCCGGCGGAGCTCTGGCGAGTCCGGGCCATAGTAAAAGAATCAGTTCCCAGCCACGGCAAAAATCTAACCTTCCAATACGTAGGTCTGCAAGAACCAGACAAACCAGTTATTCTCTCATGGCTCTCCGGCCACACAACCAAAAGCCCACCTCGCCAAGCCTTTGTTGTAGCCCGTTTGAATCGTAAAACCCACGAAATCATCGTCGACTTATCGACAAATTCGATCGTTTCCGACCAAATCTACCGTGGACATGGCTTCCCCATTCTCACCTTCGAAGAACAAGACGCTGCCAGCGACCTGGCACTGGCATATCCTCCATTTTTGGACTCCATTAACGAGAGGGGGCTTAAAGTCAAGGAAGTTGTGTGTGAGAGCTTTACTATTGGGTGGTACGGAGAGAAGAAGAGTAAAAGGGTGGTGAGAGTGATGTGTTACTACTTGGATGGGACGGTGAATTTGTACATGAGACCAATAGAGGGAATCACCGTCACCGTTGATCTTGATGCCATGAAGATCGTTGGTTTTCGTGACAGGATGAAGATTCCGGTACCCGATGCCGAGGGGACGGACTACAGAGCATCGGAGCAGAAGCCGCCGCTGGCTCCAAGCTTGAAAAATATCAGAGTGATCCAGCCAGATGGTCCCAGTTTCTCCTTGGATGGAAATTCAATCAG GTGGGCAAATTGGAAATTTCATCTGGGATTCGACATGAGAGCGGGTCCAATAATATCCTTGGCGTCAATCTACGACGTCGACAAAGATGAAGACCGGCGAGTGCTATACAGAGGCTATGTTTCGGAGCTGTTTGTGCCGTACATGGATCTCACCGAAGAGTGGTACTATAGAACCTTCTTTGATGCTGGAGAGTTTGGATTCGGGCTATGCGCCGTGCCGCTTGAGCCGACGAAGGATTGCCCGGAGAACGCAGTGTTCATGGATGGCTACTTCGCTGCACAGAACGGCAGTCCAGGCAAGATTCCGAATGTTTTTTGCATATTTGAGCGATACGCCGGCGATGTCCTCTGGCGCCACACCGAGGAAATGGTTCCCGGCCAAGTG ATCAGAGAAGTGAGACCTGAAGTGAGCTTGGTTGTGAGGATGGTTTCAACCGTCGGCAACTATGACTACATTGTCGACTGGGAATTCAGGCAAAGTGGCACCATTAAAGCCACG GTTGGTCTAACTGGATTGCTCGAAATTAGGGGATCATCCTATACCCACAGTAGCCAAATACAGGAGGAAGTCTACGGTACGTTGCTAGCACCGAATACAATTGGCTCCTACCACGACCACTTCCTCATCTATCACCTTGATCTCGACGTGGACGGTGATGCCAACTCCTTCATCAAGTCCACCTTGCAGACCACGAGGGTGCGTGGCGCCGGATCACCCAGGAAGAGTTATTGGACTGTCCAAAGCGAGACGGCTAAGACCGAGTCAGATGCAAAGGTTCGGCTCGGTTCTAAGCCGGCAGAGCTGTTGGTGGTCAACCCCAACAAGAAGACTAAGATGGGCAACCCTGTTGGCTACCGTCTGATCCCGGGATTATCGGCGACGTCCATTTTATCCGACGATGATTATGCGCAGATACGAGGAGCGTTCAGTAAGTACCATGTGTGGGTCACACCGTGGAACAAGTCCGAGAAATGGGCTAGTGGTCTGTACGTTGATCAAAGCCGAGGGGACGACACCTTGGCGGCTTGGACTCGCAG ggACAAGGGAATAGAGAATCGGGACATTGTGCTATGGTACACATTAGGATTTCATCATGTGCCATACCAAGAAGATTTTCCGATCATGCCGACGATTACAGGCAGTTTTGAGCTCCGGCCGACCAATTTCTTCGAGCGAAATCCCGTGCTCAAAGCAATGCCTTCTGTAGCTGTTAATAGCTCTAATTGCAGGGTGGTCCCGCATTga
- the LOC127799161 gene encoding uncharacterized protein LOC127799161, with protein sequence MSSFNSSFIVPSPQLFNGENYQIWAVKMKVFLQSQDLWSCVEEGYVQRALPANPTINQLRQQSEESVKPYKALSAIHASVSEGILARILTCQTGKEAWDRLKEMFQGSEANKRMRLLNLWRDFDLLRMKDSESIKDYVDRLMKVVNQIRLLQEDLPDRRIVEKVLVSVPERFESKISSLEDSKDLTTLKLDELVSSLQALEQRRAIRHEEQVEGVFFSSFKSKGKQKEYTKGDGEKKGQDTNVLFVTCLDIVRNSVREREKPTSRLR encoded by the exons ATGTCATCATTCAACAGTAGCTTCATCGTCCCATCACCACAGCTCTTCAATGGTGAAAACTACCAAATTTGGGCTGTCAAAATGAAAGTCTTTTTGCAGTCACAGGATTTATGGTCTTGTGTAGAGGAAGGCTATGTGCAGAGAGCATTACCGGCTAATCCCACCATCAACCAGCTGAGGCAACAAAGTGAAGAATCTGTCAAGCCGTATAAGGCCTTGTCAGCTATTCATGCATCAGTCTCAGAAGGAATTTTGGCTAGAATCTTAACTTGTCAAACTGGAAAAGAGGCATGGGATAGGCTCAAAGAAATGTTCCAGGGCAGTGAAGCAAACAAGAGGATGAGGCTTCTCAATCTATGGAGAGACTTCGATTTGTTAAGGATGAAGGACTCTGAAAGCATCAAGGACTATGTTGATCGACTTATGAAGGTGGTCAATCAGATTAGGTTGCTTCAAGAGGATCTCCCTGATAGAAGAATAGTGGAAAAAGTCCTTGTGAGTGTTCCAGAGAGATTTGAATCTAAAATCTCTTCTTTGGAGGACTCAAAGGACTTAACCACGCTCAAACTTGATGAGTTGGTGAGTTCACTCCAAGCACTGGAACAAAGGAGGGCTATTAGACATGAAGAACAGGTGGAAGGTGTATTTTTCTCTAGCTTTAAAAGCAAGGGGAAGCAGAAGGAGTATACGaaaggagatggagagaagaagg GCCAGGATACAAATGTTCTCTTTGTAACCTGCCTGGACATAGTGAGAAATTCTgtaagagaaagggagaagccAACCAGCAGGCTCAGGTGA
- the LOC127800263 gene encoding amine oxidase [copper-containing] alpha 3, peroxisomal-like — protein sequence MAKPSTLSFPAAILVIFFFIILSHFSSLASAHPLDPLSPSELQRVRTIVKESSRHSHGQNPIFHYVGLQEPDKTAVLSWLSGHTTQTPPRQAFVIARLNQETHEITVDLSTNSIVSDQIYHGYGYPLLTSDEEAAATNLPLSYPPFLDSISKRGLKVEEVVCGALTVGWYGEKKSKRVVRVMSYYLDGTVNLFMRPIEGITVTVDLDSMEIISYRDRLKIPVPEAEATEYRATEQKPPFGPILRNIRVLQPDCPSFSWDGNKIRWANWEFHLGFDVRAGPIISLASIYDADKDEYRRVLYRGYVSELFVPYMDITEEWYFRTFFDAGENGFGLSAVPLERSKDCPENAVFMDGYFAAPDGEPRKIPNVFCIFERSAGDILWRHTERFLPGQIREVRTEVSLVVRMVSTLANYDYIVDWELKQSGTIKATVGLTGLVQVKGSTYTHTDQIQEEAYGTLLAPNTIAPYHDHFLIYHLDLDVDGGANSFIKSTLQTMRLRGTRSPRKSYWTLQSETAETESDAKIRLGSTPAELVVVNPNKKTKMGNPVGYRLIPGSSATSILSDDDYAQIRGAFSKYHVWVTPWNKSEKWAGGLYADQSRGVDNLAAWTLRNRGIKNEDIVVWYTMGFHHVPYQEDFPIMPTITGSFELRPANFFDRNPVLKAISLDDASC from the exons ATGGCGAAGCCTTCAACTTTAAGCTTCCCAGCTGCCATTctcgtcatcttcttcttcatcattctCTCCCACTTCTCATCGCTTGCCTCGGCCCACCCACTGGACCCGCTTTCTCCGTCGGAGCTCCAGCGAGTCCGAACCATAGTAAAAGAGTCCAGTCGCCACAGCCATGGCCAGAACCCAATCTTCCATTACGTGGGCCTGCAAGAACCAGACAAAACAGCCGTGCTCTCATGGCTCTCCGGCCACACGACCCAAACCCCACCGCGTCAAGCCTTTGTCATAGCCCGTTTGAATCAAGAAACCCACGAAATCACCGTTGACTTGTCGACAAATTCGATTGTTTCCGACCAAATCTACCATGGATATGGCTACCCTCTGCTCACCTCCGATGAAGAAGCAGCTGCAACCAACCTGCCGCTGAGTTATCCTCCATTTCTGGACTCCATTAGCAAGAGGGGACTTAAAGTTGAAGAAGTTGTATGCGGGGCTCTTACTGTTGGCTGGTACGGGGAGAAGAAGAGTAAAAGGGTGGTGAGAGTGATGTCTTACTACTTGGATGGAACTGTGAATCTGTTCATGAGGCCAATAGAGGGAATTACAGTCACGGTTGATCTTGATTCCATGGAGATCATCAGTTACCGTGACAGGTTGAAGATTCCAGTTCCAGAAGCAGAGGCGACGGAGTACAGAGCAACGGAGCAGAAGCCGCCGTTCGGTCCGATTTTGAGAAATATCAGAGTGCTGCAACCAGATTGTCCCAGTTTCTCCTGGGATGGAAATAAAAtcag GTGGGCAAACTGGGAGTTCCACCTGGGATTCGACGTGAGAGCAGGTCCTATAATATCCTTAGCATCAATCTACGATGCCGACAAAGATGAATACCGGCGAGTGCTGTACAGAGGCTATGTTTCAGAGCTGTTTGTTCCGTACATGGATATCACCGAAGAATGGTACTTCAGAACCTTCTTCGACGCCGGAGAGAACGGATTTGGGCTGTCCGCCGTGCCCCTTGAACGGTCGAAGGATTGCCCGGAGAACGCAGTGTTCATGGATGGCTACTTCGCTGCACCTGACGGAGAACCCCGGAAGATTCCGAATGTTTTCTGTATTTTTGAACGAAGTGCCGGAGATATCCTCTGGCGCCACACAGAGCGCTTTCTTCCCGGTCAA ATACGAGAGGTGAGAACCGAAGTGAGCTTAGTGGTGAGGATGGTTTCAACCCTTGCCAATTATGACTACATTGTCGATTGGGAACTCAAGCAGAGTGGCACCATTAAAGCCACG GTTGGTTTAACTGGATTGGTCCAAGTTAAGGGATCGACCTACACCCACACTGACCAAATCCAAGAGGAAGCCTACGGTACGTTGCTGGCGCCGAATACAATTGCTCCATACCACGATCACTTCCTCATCTACCACCTTGATCTCGACGTGGACGGCGGTGCCAACTCCTTCATCAAGTCCACCTTGCAGACCATGAGACTGCGCGGCACCAGATCACCCAGGAAGAGTTATTGGACGCTCCAGAGTGAGACGGCCGAGACCGAGTCCGATGCAAAGATTCGGCTCGGCTCGACGCCGGCGGAGCTGGTGGTGGTCAACCCCAACAAGAAGACCAAGATGGGCAACCCCGTTGGCTACCGTCTGATCCCGGGATCATCGGCGACGTCCATTTTGTCCGACGATGATTACGCTCAGATTCGCGGAGCCTTCAGTAAGTACCATGTATGGGTCACGCCGTGGAACAAGTCCGAGAAATGGGCTGGTGGCTTGTACGCTGATCAGAGCCGGGGGGTCGACAACTTGGCGGCTTGGACTCTCAG GAATAGGGGAATAAAAAACGAGGACATCGTGGTATGGTACACCATGGGATTTCATCATGTGCCATATCAGGAAGATTTTCCGATTATGCCAACCATCACCGGCAGTTTTGAGCTTCGGCCGGCCAATTTCTTCGACCGAAATCCTGTGCTCAAGGCCATATCTCTTGATGATGCTAGTTGTTAG